A single window of Salvia splendens isolate huo1 chromosome 8, SspV2, whole genome shotgun sequence DNA harbors:
- the LOC121743022 gene encoding probable pectinesterase 68 codes for MAASLNLLNFNLINVTTILIILSLSLNAGNSASDNSTSGKHHHKWVGPSGHRVITVDVNGLADYPTVQAAVDAVPQNNMKNVLILIAAGCYIEKVVVPASKPYITFQGAGRERTVIEWHDRASDKGADGQQLRTYHTASVSVYANYFIARNISFKNTAPAPMPGMQGWQAVAFRISGDKAFFSGCGFYGAQDTLCDDAGRHYFKECYIEGSIDFIFGNGRSMYKDCELHSIATRFGSIAAQDRNLPDEKTGFAFLNCRVTGTGPLYVGRAMGQYSQIVFSYTYFEDVVAHGGWDDWDHVSNKNKTVFFGVYKCSGPGAVAVRGVSWARELDYDTAHPFLAKSFVNGRHWISPTDA; via the exons ATGGCTGCTTCTCTTAACTTgctcaattttaatttaattaatgttaCTACTATTCTCATaatcctttctctctctctaaatgcAGGAAATTCAGCTAGCGATAATTCCACTTCCGGCAAGCACCACCACAAATGGGTGGGGCCCTCCGGGCACCGTGTCATCACGGTCGACGTCAACGGCCTGGCGGACTACCCGACGGTTCAGGCGGCCGTGGACGCCGTCCCTCAGAATAACATGAAGAATGTCCTCATTCTCATTGCTGCTGGTTGCTACAT AGAAAAGGTGGTggttccggcgtccaaaccgtACATAACATTTCAAGGAGCGGGACGAGAGAGGACGGTGATCGAGTGGCATGATAGAGCAAGTGATAAGGGTGCAGATGGGCAGCAGCTCCGGACTTATCACACTGCTTCTGTCTCTGTTTATGCTAATTATTTTATCGCCAGAAATATTAGCTTCAAG AACACTGCACCGGCGCCAATGCCAGGGATGCAAGGATGGCAGGCGGTGGCGTTCAGAATTTCCGGCGACAAGGCCTTCTTCTCCGGCTGCGGTTTCTATGGAGCCCAGGATACTCTTTGCGACGATGCCGGCCGCCATTATTTCAAGGAATGTTACATTGAGGGTTCCATAGACTTCATTTTTGGCAATGGAAGGTCTATGTACAAA GATTGCGAGCTGCATTCTATTGCAACGAGATTCGGGTCCATAGCGGCCCAAGATAGAAACTTGCCCGATGAAAAGACCGGGTTTGCATTTCTAAATTGCCGGGTCACCGGAACCGGTCCACTCTACGTGGGGCGTGCAATGGGCCAGTACTCCCAGATTGTCTTCTCGTACACCTACTTCGAGGATGTGGTCGCTCACGGGGGATGGGACGATTGGGATCACGTCAGCAACAAAAACAA GACTGTATTTTTCGGAGTGTACAAGTGTTCTGGGCCGGGAGCAGTAGCGGTACGTGGAGTGTCATGGGCCCGAGAATTGGACTACGATACGGCCCATCCATTTCTTGCTAAGAGTTTTGTCAAtggaaggcattggatttcacCTACAGATGCTTAA